Proteins from one Bacteroidota bacterium genomic window:
- a CDS encoding T9SS type A sorting domain-containing protein yields MITSISVGAFGQAIPPAVNGIITPNEYGLHINGAHAQASGTAVWYMAWSADSLYVGITGVSADDASIIYLDVNPLAPINGGTNADGLMNGTMLNNTNFDALPFRADRVVFCTSLQRTMNSANGQGGWNSAVSSAGSYAWSGTTREFSIPWTALGGLPSTFAWFGYIAGSTGVVYAGVPMENPTGTIGQAARFERYYKVSSTAANNSTWPFSQNSFVFNRTTDATLTTNLHVHDLTMNSPGRTLTRATNTNTWITSGNLRVDAGTISFGGSYGSATVRGDAVIGQAGSLVLSSNASGDLYVEGDLILNGAFNPDARMVTFSGTGNSSLVGNAVLRNLSISKTAGAVVGMTNDCRVNGTLALISGNIRLNGDANLIVGDGGDITGGADYSYVITAGNGRLAREAVGNNAAYFPVGTESSFNPVTIANTGTPDIFRVGVKPALSVPVSNPQRVVNREWHISEAILGGSNATVSFQWNGADHGATFNPAEPAYTFNYNGSQWASTLAAVTGADPYTATVNGLTQFDTFIVGNAGVTSVTGMGSKPEGFALHQNYPNPFNPSTDIKFSVETSGRATLDVYTMLGQKVATLFDGIAEAGQYHTIRVDASGLASGMYLYKLQSGSRTDLKKMLLLK; encoded by the coding sequence ATGATTACATCAATCTCCGTTGGTGCATTCGGACAAGCGATACCTCCCGCAGTCAACGGCATCATCACTCCCAATGAATACGGCCTTCATATCAACGGTGCACACGCACAAGCCAGCGGCACCGCGGTGTGGTACATGGCATGGTCGGCTGACTCGCTGTACGTCGGCATCACCGGCGTAAGTGCCGATGACGCATCAATCATATACCTTGATGTCAATCCGCTCGCGCCTATTAACGGCGGCACGAACGCCGATGGTCTGATGAACGGCACAATGTTGAACAACACCAACTTCGACGCACTTCCGTTTCGTGCAGACCGTGTCGTGTTCTGTACATCTCTGCAACGCACAATGAACAGCGCCAACGGTCAAGGGGGATGGAATTCCGCCGTCTCTTCTGCCGGCAGTTACGCCTGGTCCGGCACAACCCGTGAGTTTTCCATTCCCTGGACTGCTCTCGGCGGTTTGCCCTCGACGTTTGCCTGGTTCGGCTACATCGCCGGAAGCACGGGAGTAGTGTACGCCGGTGTGCCGATGGAAAATCCCACCGGCACGATCGGGCAGGCAGCGCGGTTCGAGCGATACTACAAGGTCAGTTCGACCGCAGCTAACAACTCCACTTGGCCCTTTTCGCAGAACAGCTTTGTCTTCAACCGCACAACCGACGCAACATTGACCACCAACCTGCACGTCCACGACCTGACGATGAATTCGCCCGGGCGGACACTTACCCGCGCAACGAACACCAACACCTGGATCACATCAGGGAACCTGCGCGTTGACGCGGGAACAATCTCGTTCGGGGGCTCGTACGGCAGCGCTACTGTGCGCGGCGACGCGGTGATCGGGCAGGCCGGATCACTTGTTCTCTCCTCAAATGCAAGCGGTGATTTGTATGTGGAGGGTGACCTTATTCTGAATGGCGCGTTCAACCCGGACGCCAGAATGGTAACATTCAGCGGGACCGGCAATTCGTCACTCGTCGGCAACGCTGTGCTGCGGAATCTCTCGATTTCGAAAACTGCCGGAGCTGTTGTTGGCATGACTAACGATTGTCGTGTCAACGGTACACTTGCGTTGATTTCAGGAAATATCCGGTTGAACGGTGACGCCAATCTGATTGTGGGAGATGGAGGAGATATTACCGGCGGAGCGGATTACTCGTACGTGATTACGGCGGGGAATGGACGCTTGGCACGGGAAGCAGTCGGGAATAATGCGGCATATTTCCCCGTCGGCACGGAATCATCTTTCAACCCTGTCACTATAGCGAATACAGGAACGCCGGATATTTTCAGAGTCGGCGTGAAACCGGCACTGAGCGTACCCGTATCGAACCCGCAGCGCGTCGTCAACCGCGAATGGCACATCAGCGAAGCTATCTTGGGCGGAAGCAATGCTACTGTGAGTTTTCAGTGGAACGGTGCCGATCACGGAGCAACCTTCAATCCGGCGGAACCGGCGTACACATTCAATTACAACGGGTCGCAGTGGGCAAGTACCCTCGCAGCCGTTACCGGCGCCGATCCGTACACGGCCACTGTCAACGGCTTGACGCAGTTCGACACATTCATCGTCGGGAACGCCGGTGTCACCTCGGTGACCGGTATGGGCAGCAAGCCGGAAGGGTTTGCGCTCCATCAAAATTATCCGAATCCCTTCAACCCATCCACGGATATCAAGTTCTCGGTTGAAACATCCGGCCGCGCAACGCTGGATGTGTACACCATGTTAGGCCAGAAGGTGGCTACACTGTTCGACGGAATCGCGGAGGCGGGACAGTATCACACAATCCGTGTCGATGCCTCCGGTTTGGCGAGCGGTATGTATCTCTACAAATTGCAAAGCGGCTCACGTACCGACTTGAAGAAGATGTTGCTGCTGAAATAG
- a CDS encoding T9SS type A sorting domain-containing protein yields MKQFLGIITVALCMLVLRSDLQAQMYPVVAGTTTSAKTSTSSTTHNVSLPSGIQAGDLLLVFWTDNTTSTTVGTPSGWISLYSDVSGGRTRAAWYKIASGSEGPSLSLSLSGSSLLSAHNSYRIAAGSFQGVPVAASEETGTNSSPNPPGLSPSWGSYKTLWLAASHSEGNSSGSAPSGYSELITGYTGSTGSSHARTMTARFFSESASENPGSFSLGNNRNWAANTVAIQGPSGLFRTRAAGAWNNSNTWEEFADGTWTNTANLPNTPTMAVHETFFPVIAGTANSAKTSQTGTVHSIALPINIQAGDLLLVFWVDENSSGTAPATPAGFTQLYTNTSSSRVRRAWYKIATGSEGAFIDVTGGAERSAHVAYRIAAGSYQGVPQAGSVQSDNEDGPNPPNLSPSWGLFKTMWIAASHSEGYTSTVGLPSNYSDRIQSNTGSTGSSHATMVTGTRFYEAAAENPGSFSMSGDRHWAANTVAIQGSEIVDEVPQGVCNVVIRNGHSVSLTADIVIDDITIDAGATLNAGSATVTMMGNWENNGTFNAQTSTFVMGGSSAQTMKGSTFYNLEIDNAGGVTLLSDETIANTLTLTEGVVTTGEDHQLIVTNTNPGAVVIGAGSINGTIRRAIGNGIPGTYRFTDYYTFMILNNSQSAQDVTVTSYPGEFPSPIGNPGAAIKRYYEITATSLMANTLSLAFINGVANENPNNIDTMDIAVFRLRPGTTSWENYGPFAGTNVSASAFSVSDWSTKFSLGNGFGALPVQLASFTGAVVNNNNVRLDWRTISEVNNYGFYVQRRTMGATEWTEIPGSFVPGHGTTNEPRSYAYTDITGITTATQYRLKQVDLDGTQHFTEPILVDVPTSVSETAPKQFMLSQNYPNPFNPSTEIKFSVEVTGRAMLDVYNSLGQKVATLFDGVAEAGEFNTVRFNATGLASGVYFYRLVSGQKSDLKKLMLLK; encoded by the coding sequence ATGAAACAATTTCTCGGCATCATCACCGTAGCGCTCTGCATGCTTGTACTGCGTTCAGATCTGCAAGCGCAAATGTATCCCGTTGTCGCGGGAACAACCACCAGTGCCAAAACCAGCACAAGCTCCACAACGCATAATGTTTCCTTGCCGTCAGGTATTCAGGCCGGCGACCTTCTGCTCGTATTCTGGACGGATAACACAACAAGCACAACGGTCGGAACACCCTCCGGTTGGATATCACTCTACAGCGACGTCTCGGGCGGAAGAACCCGGGCTGCGTGGTACAAGATTGCATCGGGATCCGAAGGCCCGTCGCTTTCGCTCTCACTTTCCGGTTCAAGCCTGTTGAGCGCGCATAATTCCTATCGTATTGCTGCGGGATCGTTTCAGGGAGTTCCTGTTGCTGCGTCAGAGGAAACGGGAACCAACAGTTCTCCGAACCCTCCGGGCCTTAGCCCTTCGTGGGGTTCATACAAGACTCTCTGGCTTGCGGCATCTCATTCCGAAGGGAACTCCTCCGGTTCGGCACCCTCAGGGTACTCGGAGCTGATCACGGGATACACCGGCAGCACGGGCAGCAGCCACGCACGCACGATGACTGCACGGTTCTTCTCCGAATCGGCTTCCGAAAATCCCGGCTCCTTCTCGCTCGGCAACAACCGCAACTGGGCGGCGAACACAGTCGCAATTCAAGGACCATCGGGGCTCTTCCGCACAAGGGCTGCAGGCGCATGGAATAACAGCAATACGTGGGAGGAGTTCGCCGACGGAACATGGACGAACACGGCAAATCTTCCCAACACTCCGACGATGGCTGTTCATGAGACATTTTTCCCTGTTATCGCCGGAACTGCAAACAGCGCAAAAACCAGTCAAACAGGTACAGTTCATTCGATTGCTTTGCCGATCAATATTCAGGCGGGCGACCTGTTGCTTGTGTTTTGGGTTGATGAAAACTCAAGCGGAACAGCTCCCGCAACTCCGGCAGGGTTCACGCAACTCTATACAAACACAAGCTCGAGCCGTGTTCGAAGAGCATGGTACAAGATTGCAACCGGCAGCGAAGGGGCATTCATCGACGTAACCGGAGGTGCAGAACGCAGCGCTCACGTTGCCTACCGCATCGCAGCAGGATCGTATCAGGGTGTACCTCAGGCGGGCAGTGTACAATCGGATAACGAGGACGGCCCGAATCCGCCGAATCTCTCCCCGTCGTGGGGATTGTTCAAAACGATGTGGATTGCCGCATCACATTCTGAAGGATACACGTCAACTGTCGGATTACCTTCCAACTATTCCGATCGCATTCAATCAAACACCGGTAGCACAGGTTCAAGCCACGCCACGATGGTCACTGGAACACGGTTTTATGAAGCGGCAGCGGAAAACCCCGGCTCGTTTTCCATGAGCGGTGACCGGCATTGGGCAGCAAACACAGTTGCCATTCAAGGGTCTGAAATCGTCGATGAAGTTCCGCAAGGCGTTTGCAACGTTGTTATCCGCAACGGTCACAGCGTGTCACTCACGGCAGATATTGTTATTGATGACATCACGATTGATGCAGGCGCAACACTCAACGCAGGTTCTGCCACCGTCACGATGATGGGCAACTGGGAAAACAACGGCACGTTCAACGCACAAACCAGCACGTTCGTCATGGGCGGCAGTTCTGCTCAAACCATGAAAGGCTCGACATTCTACAATCTTGAAATTGACAATGCAGGCGGCGTCACGCTTCTTTCGGACGAAACCATCGCCAACACACTCACGCTTACGGAAGGCGTCGTGACGACGGGCGAAGATCATCAACTCATCGTTACGAACACGAACCCCGGCGCAGTTGTTATTGGAGCCGGAAGCATCAACGGCACAATCCGCAGGGCAATCGGAAACGGCATTCCCGGCACGTACCGCTTCACGGACTACTACACGTTCATGATTCTGAATAACTCGCAGTCAGCACAGGATGTGACGGTAACATCGTATCCGGGTGAATTCCCCTCGCCCATCGGAAACCCGGGCGCGGCGATCAAGCGGTATTATGAAATCACCGCCACCAGCCTCATGGCAAACACGCTCTCACTTGCCTTCATCAATGGCGTCGCAAACGAGAATCCCAACAATATCGACACGATGGATATCGCGGTATTCCGCCTCCGTCCGGGCACAACAAGCTGGGAGAACTACGGACCTTTTGCAGGCACGAACGTCAGTGCCTCGGCATTCAGCGTGTCCGATTGGTCGACGAAGTTCTCGCTCGGCAACGGATTCGGCGCCCTCCCCGTCCAACTCGCTTCATTCACCGGCGCGGTTGTGAACAACAACAACGTCCGGTTGGATTGGAGGACGATCAGCGAAGTGAATAACTACGGCTTCTACGTCCAGCGCCGCACTATGGGAGCTACTGAATGGACGGAGATTCCGGGCAGCTTCGTGCCCGGCCACGGCACCACCAACGAGCCGCGCAGCTATGCGTACACGGATATCACGGGCATTACCACGGCAACGCAGTACCGCCTGAAGCAAGTTGACTTGGACGGCACGCAGCATTTCACCGAGCCGATTTTGGTTGATGTGCCGACAAGTGTTTCGGAAACGGCACCGAAGCAGTTCATGCTCTCCCAAAACTATCCCAATCCGTTCAACCCCTCAACCGAAATAAAATTCTCGGTCGAAGTAACGGGCCGCGCTATGCTTGACGTGTACAACTCGTTAGGACAGAAAGTTGCCACGCTGTTCGATGGCGTTGCCGAAGCCGGAGAGTTCAACACGGTACGTTTCAACGCAACCGGCCTCGCCAGCGGCGTGTATTTTTACCGGTTGGTATCCGGACAGAAATCGGATTTGAAGAAGTTGATGCTCCTTAAGTAA
- a CDS encoding T9SS type A sorting domain-containing protein: protein MNHAYKEKGGTIRLVTSILGLLLLTVFFSAAAVAGVGGYAFTESAGTYVPITGSTQLVAPSSDDGAVNATIGFTFVYDGIPYTEFRGSANGFITFNTNTTALLFTNSMHSNGTMVCGLWDDLATGPSGQVHYVVTGSAPNRVLTVEFQGMAISGNTTPDVNFQIKLYETTNVIEFVYGTMSLGTATYTASIGLADMLTTSTTADLNQNHFISVTPASPATASRLVVNNSVNNAAISGFLPSGTTYTFTPPVPISTNKTVGAGGDYTTLQAAFADLRDKGVSAPITVSILSGFTLATTDTARIDHIPGTSSTNTVTLRPAASAAITLTRAGVANNNFVFRVRGASYVTIDGIGSGQSLTLEYTGTVAGGGIIVQDGTQNTTFRMMTIKASGSTGTTTNGAVLFGAPNTINTINIANNNNTVENCTLEANDPATVASRPMGGVTFNGSTTVLSDGCRIINNVIRDWQQNTSTNGAAINGQAGYSNLEISGNEMYFTIPFPGTSATALNGIYTNSTSMSIRAFNNKIHSIAPSASATSPNTKAFRLLSFSSAIPSRIYNNFIYLDTTGVTSHTGTAGSLRGISVEGSGTVGVFYNSVRIGGEPGTGNNGSTSCYFRSASPIDSVMNNNFYNARSNGAGTGKHYAITRSSATGTFLSDYNNLRADGTGGFVGLTTVDQATLADWKTATSQDLNSVSEMPNFLASSDLHINPAIATQLESGATPIAGITTDIDGNARNGTTPDIGADEFTGTPLDITGPVITYTPLGNTLSLAARTITATIADPSGVPTAGGGLPVLYWRINAGAYTPATATSLGGDQYQFTFGAGVVAGDAVSYYICAQDNAGTPNVSCFPATGASGFSANPPTVSTPPTTPSSYIILTGISGSIDIGTGGTYTTLTAAFADLATKALVGPVTFSLTDALYTTPAETFPITIGTILGASAVNTLTIKPATGVAVVISGAGNIFTLNGASYVVFDGITLAEPGDAPINSGAVTGKAQMRNEIPSPAMVSTTPASQDASRVLQVGPMVRAEESGEKAVMESVPQTNTGEETDILQVVPAAAPTSFTRPNIGESLLIRNASATGSAVTFINDATNNSIKNATIESGNTSSTSGTILFSTSTGTAGNSNNTIENCKIRDRSDAAGVPANAVYSSGTALAPNANNTISGCEIFNWTVGGVHVSSTGVGDGWVVNPSSFYQTAARTTALIPIRILGGNGHTISGNSIGGSAPNRSGDPMTTTTTFSAILLTVGTTTPTSVQGNTISNLNISGGSTQTWAGISVTAGNVNIGTVTGNIIGGGGSAWDTIRVSYDARCIYNTGAGIVNIENNIIGNVAYYRNAGDELKGIRVNAGTTTIRNNIIRDLKSNASSSTSFFLTGLHIGTATSGNLVEGNSIYNLSQFNATGGCFNIGIFVAGAVTSTDIRRNLVYGIDGEAANNLYGIYSATGSVTYSNNMIALNPSAVDHFIGGIRDAGAGANNWFFNSVSLSGAHGSGAVSTLAFFRDGTATVNIKDNIFVNTRTGGTGAHIVISNLNAAATGWDPGASNYNIFNGDPLSIAVWLAGGVPTDFASWQTNSSGDANSSTYAVTFVNSTSDLHLNSVHNGDMNLKGIPAGGITVDFDNQTRETQAPYIGADELAIPLPVQLASFTGRISPTGSGILLEWRTISEINNYGFYVERRHENEQEFTEVLNSFVPGHGTTNEPQYYSFTDNTLAAGGMYFYRLRQHDLGGAIHRTEPISVNYILTSVPEVAPKVFALFQNYPNPFNPSTEIKFSVENTDRATLELYNLLGQKVATLFDGIAEAGQYYRIRMNADNLASGMYLYRLQSGTRNDLKKMLLLK from the coding sequence ATGAACCACGCATACAAAGAAAAAGGAGGAACCATTAGACTCGTTACTTCCATCCTGGGTTTGCTCCTGCTGACTGTATTTTTTTCTGCGGCAGCAGTAGCCGGGGTGGGAGGGTACGCCTTTACAGAATCGGCAGGTACGTATGTTCCGATCACGGGCTCAACGCAACTTGTCGCGCCCTCAAGCGACGATGGCGCCGTCAACGCCACTATAGGTTTCACCTTTGTGTACGACGGGATACCATACACAGAGTTCCGAGGCTCGGCCAATGGATTCATCACATTCAACACCAACACAACTGCATTGCTCTTTACGAATTCAATGCACTCAAACGGCACCATGGTCTGCGGCCTTTGGGACGATCTTGCAACGGGACCCTCAGGGCAAGTACATTACGTTGTGACAGGCTCGGCTCCCAATCGCGTTCTCACGGTGGAATTTCAAGGGATGGCAATCTCAGGAAACACCACGCCGGATGTGAATTTTCAGATCAAGCTGTATGAAACCACAAATGTCATCGAATTTGTGTACGGCACAATGTCGCTCGGCACCGCAACCTACACGGCCAGCATCGGCCTTGCAGACATGCTAACCACGAGCACGACGGCGGATCTCAACCAGAACCATTTCATCAGCGTGACACCCGCCTCGCCGGCTACTGCATCCCGATTAGTCGTAAACAACTCGGTGAACAATGCCGCGATTTCCGGCTTCTTGCCGAGCGGAACTACATACACCTTTACACCGCCTGTCCCCATCTCAACGAACAAGACTGTCGGTGCAGGCGGTGATTACACAACGCTGCAAGCCGCTTTTGCGGATCTTCGGGATAAAGGTGTCTCTGCACCAATTACGGTCAGTATTCTCAGCGGGTTCACGCTCGCAACAACGGATACTGCCCGCATTGATCATATTCCGGGAACAAGCTCAACGAATACCGTGACCCTCAGGCCCGCAGCTTCCGCAGCTATTACCTTGACACGTGCAGGAGTTGCAAACAACAATTTCGTATTCCGTGTACGCGGAGCAAGCTATGTCACGATCGACGGTATCGGAAGTGGTCAGAGCCTGACGCTCGAGTATACAGGCACAGTCGCCGGCGGCGGGATTATTGTTCAGGACGGAACACAAAACACGACGTTTAGAATGATGACGATCAAGGCGTCCGGATCAACTGGAACGACAACCAACGGTGCCGTCCTCTTCGGTGCTCCCAACACGATTAACACCATCAATATTGCAAACAACAACAATACAGTCGAAAACTGCACCCTGGAAGCAAACGATCCGGCCACAGTCGCGTCGCGTCCGATGGGGGGTGTCACATTCAACGGCTCCACCACCGTACTCTCCGACGGCTGCAGGATTATCAACAATGTTATCCGTGATTGGCAACAGAACACCTCCACCAATGGTGCGGCAATTAACGGTCAGGCTGGCTATTCCAACCTGGAGATTTCCGGAAATGAAATGTATTTCACCATTCCGTTTCCGGGAACGTCCGCAACAGCGCTCAACGGGATATATACAAACAGTACAAGTATGAGCATTCGTGCATTCAACAATAAGATACATAGTATCGCGCCGAGTGCATCAGCGACAAGCCCGAACACGAAGGCGTTCAGGTTGCTCTCCTTTTCTTCCGCAATACCCTCGAGGATATACAACAACTTCATCTATCTTGACACCACGGGCGTGACATCGCATACCGGTACGGCCGGGAGTTTACGCGGAATTTCCGTCGAAGGATCAGGTACTGTGGGTGTTTTCTATAACTCGGTTCGTATTGGCGGTGAGCCGGGGACCGGCAACAACGGAAGCACCTCTTGTTATTTCCGGTCAGCGAGTCCTATAGACTCGGTGATGAACAACAACTTCTACAACGCCCGGAGCAACGGTGCAGGAACCGGAAAGCATTATGCAATCACTCGTTCCAGTGCAACGGGTACGTTTCTTTCCGACTACAATAATCTGCGAGCTGATGGAACGGGCGGATTTGTCGGACTGACAACCGTTGATCAGGCAACCCTTGCCGACTGGAAGACGGCGACAAGTCAAGATCTGAACAGCGTTTCAGAGATGCCGAATTTTCTTGCATCGAGTGATCTCCATATTAATCCGGCAATAGCGACACAGCTGGAGTCCGGCGCGACCCCCATCGCAGGCATTACGACAGATATTGATGGCAACGCACGCAACGGCACAACCCCTGATATCGGCGCGGATGAGTTTACAGGAACTCCTCTCGACATTACAGGTCCGGTAATAACCTACACACCTCTTGGCAATACCCTTTCGCTTGCCGCACGAACGATAACAGCAACTATTGCCGACCCGTCCGGTGTTCCGACAGCAGGAGGTGGCCTCCCGGTACTGTACTGGAGAATCAACGCAGGAGCCTACACTCCTGCTACCGCAACGTCCCTCGGTGGCGATCAATATCAATTCACATTTGGTGCAGGAGTGGTTGCGGGAGATGCCGTTTCCTACTACATCTGCGCACAGGATAATGCCGGGACTCCGAATGTCAGCTGTTTTCCGGCCACCGGTGCTTCAGGATTCTCAGCCAACCCGCCTACAGTATCAACGCCGCCAACCACGCCAAGTTCGTACATTATTCTCACAGGCATTAGTGGTTCCATCGACATTGGCACAGGTGGCACATACACAACACTGACTGCTGCGTTCGCTGATCTCGCTACCAAGGCGCTGGTCGGACCCGTTACATTTTCACTCACTGATGCCTTGTACACAACGCCGGCGGAGACATTCCCAATCACCATCGGCACGATTCTCGGCGCCAGTGCTGTTAACACGCTTACCATCAAGCCTGCAACAGGAGTTGCCGTGGTTATATCGGGTGCCGGCAATATCTTCACTCTCAATGGGGCAAGCTATGTAGTCTTTGACGGCATTACCCTCGCTGAACCGGGTGACGCTCCGATCAACAGCGGCGCTGTAACGGGCAAAGCGCAGATGAGGAATGAGATTCCATCGCCAGCAATGGTTTCCACAACCCCCGCCAGCCAGGATGCTTCACGGGTACTTCAGGTCGGCCCGATGGTCAGGGCTGAGGAGTCGGGCGAAAAAGCAGTGATGGAGAGCGTACCCCAGACAAACACCGGGGAGGAGACCGACATTCTGCAGGTTGTACCTGCTGCCGCCCCAACGTCGTTCACGCGGCCGAATATCGGAGAATCGCTGCTCATCAGAAACGCCAGCGCGACTGGGTCTGCGGTTACGTTTATTAATGATGCCACGAACAATTCGATCAAGAACGCGACGATCGAAAGCGGCAACACAAGCTCAACAAGCGGAACGATCCTGTTCAGCACATCAACAGGAACCGCAGGAAACAGCAATAATACAATTGAAAATTGCAAAATCCGTGACCGCTCGGATGCCGCAGGCGTACCTGCCAATGCCGTCTATTCTTCCGGTACGGCCTTGGCGCCGAACGCCAACAACACCATCTCCGGGTGCGAGATCTTCAACTGGACCGTGGGGGGTGTTCATGTTTCATCAACCGGTGTCGGCGACGGTTGGGTTGTCAATCCGAGCAGTTTCTATCAAACAGCCGCGCGCACGACAGCGCTTATCCCTATCCGTATATTGGGCGGGAACGGACACACGATCAGCGGTAACAGCATCGGCGGTTCGGCACCGAATCGCAGCGGCGACCCTATGACCACAACAACCACGTTTAGCGCTATTCTCCTTACCGTCGGAACGACGACACCGACAAGCGTTCAAGGCAACACGATTTCCAACCTGAATATCAGTGGAGGATCAACACAGACGTGGGCGGGCATAAGCGTCACCGCCGGAAACGTGAACATCGGAACTGTCACGGGCAACATCATCGGTGGCGGGGGATCTGCTTGGGATACAATCAGGGTCAGTTATGATGCCCGCTGTATCTACAACACAGGCGCCGGCATCGTTAACATTGAAAATAATATCATCGGAAATGTAGCGTACTACCGCAACGCCGGCGATGAATTGAAGGGCATCAGGGTGAATGCAGGTACAACCACTATTCGGAACAACATCATCCGTGACCTGAAGTCGAATGCCAGCTCCAGTACGAGCTTCTTCCTTACCGGTCTCCATATCGGCACTGCAACATCCGGCAACCTCGTTGAGGGGAACAGCATCTACAATCTCTCCCAGTTCAATGCAACTGGCGGTTGTTTCAACATAGGGATATTCGTCGCCGGCGCAGTGACTTCCACGGACATCAGAAGAAATCTTGTATACGGCATTGATGGCGAAGCTGCGAACAATCTGTATGGCATCTACTCTGCAACCGGCAGTGTTACCTACTCGAACAACATGATTGCACTGAATCCTTCGGCCGTTGATCATTTTATCGGAGGAATTCGCGATGCAGGAGCTGGGGCAAACAACTGGTTCTTCAACTCTGTTTCGCTCAGCGGCGCGCACGGCTCGGGCGCCGTCAGCACGCTTGCCTTCTTCCGCGACGGTACTGCAACGGTCAACATCAAGGACAACATTTTTGTGAATACGCGAACCGGAGGTACCGGTGCTCATATTGTCATCTCCAACCTCAACGCGGCAGCCACCGGTTGGGATCCCGGCGCGTCGAATTACAACATCTTCAACGGTGATCCTCTATCAATCGCCGTGTGGCTTGCCGGCGGAGTTCCCACCGATTTTGCCTCGTGGCAGACAAACTCTTCGGGAGATGCCAACTCGTCCACATACGCCGTGACGTTTGTGAACAGCACAAGTGACCTTCACCTCAACTCCGTCCACAATGGCGATATGAACCTGAAGGGCATTCCGGCAGGCGGCATCACTGTTGATTTCGACAACCAAACACGCGAAACGCAGGCACCCTACATCGGCGCGGATGAACTGGCTATCCCCCTCCCCGTCCAACTCGCCTCATTCACCGGACGCATCAGCCCGACGGGCAGCGGTATTCTGTTGGAGTGGAGAACCATCTCCGAAATCAACAACTATGGCTTCTACGTCGAACGCCGGCACGAGAACGAGCAGGAGTTCACAGAAGTGCTCAATAGCTTCGTACCCGGCCACGGTACCACCAACGAGCCGCAGTACTACAGCTTCACGGATAACACGCTGGCTGCCGGCGGCATGTACTTCTACCGGCTTCGCCAGCATGATCTCGGCGGCGCAATTCATCGTACCGAACCGATCAGCGTGAACTACATACTCACCTCGGTACCTGAAGTTGCTCCGAAGGTGTTCGCCCTGTTCCAGAATTACCCGAACCCCTTCAATCCCTCGACGGAAATAAAGTTCTCGGTTGAGAATACAGACCGGGCAACGCTTGAACTGTACAACCTGTTGGGACAAAAGGTGGCAACACTGTTCGACGGTATTGCGGAAGCGGGACAGTACTATCGAATCCGGATGAACGCCGACAACCTTGCGAGCGGTATGTACCTCTACCGTTTGCAGAGCGGCACGAGGAATGACCTGAAGAAAATGTTGCTCTTGAAATAA